The following proteins are co-located in the Ensifer sp. WSM1721 genome:
- a CDS encoding TadE/TadG family type IV pilus assembly protein, which yields MSIEEKACTSRARSFRGPFRRLIGDRKGATAIEFAILALPFFIVVFASIETFVAFAGEQLLANATDTLARKIRTGELTFNQGKPTDVTEAEFRQAFCDEIAIMMTCSASEATEPTKLYLDVRKIADLGDFPDAVPRLGSDLDTSGFQFAPGGPRDFTMVRAYYRWEVITDLVRPYVTKLRSAGDSMPRDYLMVATATFRNEDY from the coding sequence ATGTCGATCGAAGAGAAAGCATGCACCTCTCGGGCGCGCTCATTCCGCGGCCCGTTTCGGCGTCTCATCGGTGATCGGAAGGGCGCGACCGCGATCGAATTCGCGATCCTCGCCCTGCCCTTCTTCATCGTCGTCTTCGCATCGATCGAGACATTTGTCGCCTTTGCCGGCGAGCAACTGCTCGCGAACGCGACTGACACGCTGGCTCGCAAGATCCGCACCGGCGAGCTCACCTTCAATCAGGGCAAGCCGACGGATGTGACCGAGGCCGAGTTCCGCCAGGCTTTCTGCGACGAGATCGCCATCATGATGACATGCTCGGCGAGCGAAGCGACCGAGCCCACCAAGCTTTATCTCGATGTCCGCAAGATCGCCGATCTCGGCGATTTTCCGGACGCCGTCCCGCGCCTGGGCTCCGATCTCGACACCAGCGGCTTCCAATTCGCTCCCGGCGGTCCCCGAGATTTCACCATGGTGCGCGCTTACTACCGCTGGGAGGTGATCACCGATCTCGTTCGGCCCTATGTCACCAAACTCAGGTCCGCCGGCGACAGCATGCCGCGCGACTACCTGATGGTCGCGACGGCCACCTTCCGCAACGAAGACTATTGA
- a CDS encoding pilus assembly protein N-terminal domain-containing protein: protein MNTPNATKRVATLTVAAFFGLFAPAIAEAAEEMMRVYMDHARVLKLDRPVSKVIIGNSDVADATVADAKTIVLTGRNFGTTNLVILDQDGNAIVDERILVSIDEGNTLRVYKQTARTVLSCTPNCERAERQASTSNSSN, encoded by the coding sequence ATGAACACGCCCAACGCGACCAAACGGGTCGCCACGCTTACAGTCGCTGCCTTTTTCGGGCTTTTCGCGCCGGCGATCGCGGAGGCGGCTGAGGAAATGATGCGCGTCTATATGGATCACGCGCGCGTGCTGAAACTCGACCGGCCGGTCAGCAAGGTGATCATCGGCAATTCCGACGTGGCGGATGCGACGGTCGCGGATGCGAAGACGATCGTGCTCACCGGACGCAATTTCGGAACGACCAATCTCGTCATCCTCGACCAGGACGGAAACGCCATCGTCGACGAGCGCATCCTGGTATCGATCGACGAGGGCAATACGCTGCGCGTCTACAAGCAGACGGCACGCACGGTTCTCTCCTGCACGCCCAATTGCGAGCGCGCCGAGCGGCAGGCATCCACCTCGAACAGCAGCAACTAA